Genomic window (Daucus carota subsp. sativus chromosome 5, DH1 v3.0, whole genome shotgun sequence):
AGAAAGTAACCAATCGACAAATATTACAGGAAGTTAGTTTGTTATTtaaatgcaattttttttttttataactcgTGAACATGTTATGATGATATAGAAGAGCAAATCCGGTTGTATCTTGATTCATCTCTTATTGTTTATTAGTATTATAGAATATTAGATCTTAAAATATTCTAGTAATCCAGGATTATTTGGTGTATCATTTTCAAcaattattaattttgtaatattatatttgaaccttcaaaaacaaaaatatgtaGGAAATACTAATCTTAACCATAATTGATTTATGATTtagtaactttaaaatataagaaaactaCTCCCAATATAGGAAAATTGTTGAGGATATGAGTTTTGAAATGTTTAACATTCACGCACTAGTATATAGGAAAATTGTTGAGGATAtgagttttgaaaattttggaaaaaaaagaaTGAATAAGAAATTTTTGCTAATAGAAATGGATGCGCTAAAGTAATAGAATTATTACTTTGAAATAAAAGATCAACTGTGTTAAACAAGTTGAGGAAGTACTAAGAACCTAATGTTATGATAACGAAGTTAAGTTGAAATCATATCAAATAATAGATTACTTAATAATtcatgataaattaatatatttgaccTACAGATTTTTTGTCCCAATAgcgattatatatatttattctcgATTAATCAATATTCtcgataatataataaaggacttttttttatacataatcaagtttttaaaattttttgcgaaaatactactccctccgtcccaaaaagagtgagctggtttgattttcacggagattaagaaaaaagtaataagtttagttgaaaaggggttaaagtggtgggacctattaatatctaataatagatttgagatagtggagcaaagtagtgagtgtaatagtgtttatttaataaaaggagaatataaaatagagaggtagtgggtgtaatagtgaaaagtagtgttcaaaataaattacactatttaaatcactttttaaaataaatagcaaaaattctatatttctgaaaacggtggttgcatatgcaaccatatctgcaactgccagcaaccatatgcaaccataaatgcaactataaaaaaaataattaaaaattatatttgtttgcatAATAAATTGCAACCGGTTGCAAGACAGATAAATAACCTCTGTGGAGCAAAACATTACAACCTAAAAAGCAACTAAAACAACAAATTAgaaatcaactcaaaattcaaatttcaaaatcaattaaattaaatcggcGGCGGAGTGCCGCCGTACACATATGTATGCAACATGACTTCAACCCCGTGTGTGGCCCCCGGCCCTCACCCACGCGCCGCCTTCCCTCTCCCACCCCCACACGCTCCTTCCCTCCAAAACCAAATCAACATCTTATTGATGGAGAATCAGGGTCTCCAACGGCAGCAAATCGAATATGGACATGTGGCGAAAGACAGTGGAGCGGGAGAGACGCAGCCAGATGAGGAGGTGTTGGAGAAGAAGAGCATATGAGAAATGAATGGCGGCGGAGTCCGCCGTGTTTAACGTCGACGAGTGGCGAGGTGGAGAGTTTTGTGTGTGACGTGTGTGCGCGTCAAAAggtgagagagaaagagagagagacggGATGCGGTGAGAGAGGAAGAGAGATAAGtaataaagaaatgaaatgaTAAATTAGAGTAGGTAGtacatttgaaaataagatttaaaagatagtaatttgaaagattttagagagggtagtatatttgtaaataagatcCAAAAAGTAGTATACATGGCAAATTCCCTATAATAAATTTTGCGAATTCAACATTATTAATGTATAGAGATTTTAACGTAacaaattacgaaaatttattttatacaaaTCTTAGTAATTGCTCaatgaattttgtttttattaaacAGAGAAAGTGGATCtcataaactaatattatcatTTGTGATGAAGAAGAATGAGCTTGAATTGTTTTGGTCATGAACAAGAATTGAAAAATGTTTACAATTCTCCAAGTTAGTATATGTAATTATTGGGTATaaagttataacttataaagcaATGAGTTTAAATGAAACAAATTTACACTCTACAGGAAAGAAATAGGAGTTTTACCGAACGCCATTCCCATAGTACTATCAATTATCTGGACCAGTAAAATTATCGACCGTCACTCACTCGATTGTTATCATAACATTTATGATAGAACCTAAATATGATACCCACTTCTGAGCTGATCGTGATCGTCACAGCATTATGTCTTTCGATCAAAATTGGTCGGACAAACATTATGATCATATCGATCGTGATCAAGACTGTTATGTCAACAGTTGTTCGATCAAAATTGGTCGGATGAAAGTTATGATCATACTGTATAGTTGGAATTTCATTAGATTTGCCTGACTGGCCAGGTGACGTGGCTGAGTCCCATAACACGTTAAAATGGTTCCCATCATGTCATCCCTAGCCCCACCCATGTACATGTGAATCAAGAGTACGTGGGTGTTTGGGCggggctttttttttttttgaaaatgagaataaatctcaacgagaatctgcaattcaccgtgataattctctcattcaagaaagcttattatctaaccgtcggacatgcaagatgaccggggaaatttagacaataaaactttaatgtccgaaaagaaaaccggtcttcttccaagaatcctgaaaataaaacaagagaaacaagaagaataataaaatattaatatccttaattaagacacaattaacgcccttaaATAAGGCCCAATTAACGCACTCAATAATTGAGGCaaaatttacgccctcaataaagaggcacaattaaccaggcacaattaccgccctcaattaaggcacaatcaGCGCGCTTTCCTTTCTGAAATCGGATTCGGTCCTAAAATCGCCGTCACCGCCACCATCGgccaccaccgctatgctatcgGTCAAATTGCCTCGTCGTATGCGAAGCGAACGAAGCGTCTCACATGTAACACGAAAAATcgccaaaaacaccaaaaccaaacaaaacacaaggaTTAAACAAGCAAACAAATAcccacaaacaaacaagattaaaatcaACACCTTTCGCAATTCCACTCAATATCAtgagaaaaaaaagaatattgtaaataattgtaaaaGAAGAGCATACCAGTTGAGCCATGAGGAACCCCATAGGATTTGAAAGTCGGAGCAGTATCATGTGTTTGCGTTCGGATTTGAAACCCGTAGCAGCACACTTCTGATTTTCTCTACATTATCAGTTTTAGATATATGTATGTTGTGATGTAGATGCAGAGTAGATTTGGAAAAGGGGTTGGGTTACCGATTGAGACGGAGCttgatattttttgattttacttTGTTCTTGTAACCTTGGGTATTTAATGATCAACTAGGATTTGATCTTGTTGTTTGCTTGAAATATGCGATGATTTGTGTAGCCATTCGGGAGTTTTGTATCGTTGTTCTTAATGTTTGGGCGGGGCTTAAAAGCTCCGTTTCTAGAGTTTTAATTTAGAAACATTTATTTGTATCGTTTTTGTAAAAAATcgagaaacacttataaaaagctatgATTCCTGggttttgtttcatgacttctacactttccccaaacactttaatcactcttaactaacttctaacttctacttcacttattTTACCTTAAGTGGGAAGCACTTATTTAAAGCTCACGTTTGGTCCTATGGAAAAAGTTAATTACCACCCAGGATAACCCGACTGTTCTTTAATTATTGCAAAAGAGATTATCACGACTGATTTTTTTTCCCATACTAATCGATTTTGTTGTCGGCAAAACCCTTATTTCATGTAGTGGCGGGCAAAAAGCTAATTGGGAAAATTGTTAAAAATTCACTAATAACTATGGTTTAAACGATAAACTTGAATTTGGACAATTTATGAAtcactaaaaatattacataatttgaTAAGTAATTCTTTATATTAACCTTTATCGTAAtagaatgataaaaataatttaattttttcaaaaaatatatcctattaattttttatttttaagtctATGTATATTAAATCATAACCTAGCTTATTATGATCCATGGGCTTTATGATGATTAATACGAGGTCCAAACAGACTGTCAAAGATTTATTGCTTTACACTATTTAAAGAACCGGGTCTCGTAATGTTCAAGACGATTATCAGTCTAAAATCCACAAACGAAATTTTAACTAGTCACTGTATcccaaattatatatgtgaaaataaCCAGGGCAGCAGCAGGAATGCAGGATGAAACCAGCACAATTTATTTTCCAGGGGCTAGACCTTGACTTAACAGTTGAGTAAAATGCGCAAGTTATCACTTGAAGACTGCCTGCAATATGTAAAACTAGAAAAACAAAACCTCAGGCTGTTCCGCTACAAAACCCTACTCTCAGGTTAGTGTTCACTTGGAGTactgaatggaatggagggagaatgaaATAAAGTTTGTACTCTAAAATAGTGTTGTCATTCTTTCAATCATTTCAACCTCTTACGATTTTGACTATATAtaactctaacccacatgttttggaagaatactcatttcatttcaacattatatttcttcacaatctttctcacaaaaaaattaattacatttatattttgtcaccattatctcatactttcttctttctccttaaaacctctatataatttttcattccattccatgaagtAAACACAGCCTCAGTGTTATCATGTTGTTATACACAACAATTCACAAGACGAGGCCGGGAGCTAACCTAGCTTATTGTGATCCATGGACTTCTATGATGATTAATCCGAGGTCCAAACAGACTGTCAAAGATTTGTTGCTTTACACTATACAGCGGCTCCCAAGAAGGTATCCCAAATTATACATGTAATCAAACATAACAgtgtttaaaataataaaaccaGAGCAGCATGCAGCAGCAGACGAAACCAGCATTATTTATTTCCCGGGGGCCAGACCTTGACTTAATAGCTAAGTAAAATGCGCAACTTATCACCTCAACACCGACTTCATATGAAACTAGAAAAACAAAACCTCAGGCTGTTTCGCAGCAAAACCCTACTCATCATGTTGTTATACACTTGTCACGGGacgttaaaaatatttattgtaaTCGTTTTTCCAACACCTCATCTCTCTTACTATAAGTAATTAAATTACACCGACTTCATGTGAAACTAGAAAAATAACAAAACCTCAGGCTGTTTCCACGTagcaaaaatatcaaatttaagtAATTAAATTTCAGCTTCTACACTGACGTCACACATTGTGACCATATGCTTCAATATCTTGATACTTTTACTATAAATATATGCTTCAATCTACACTGTAACAACAACAAGAAGCACAACttactctctcttttttttgctGGTAAAATTATTTCGATATTTTTCGTAGTCATGGAGAAAGCGGTGCAACTGGTGGTGAGGATTACGGTGGTGTTTGTGGTTGCTTTGTTTGTTAAATGTGCATGGAGGGTGTGGGATTCGGTGTGGGTGAGACCACGGCAAGTGGAGAAGTGCCTGAGAAAGCAAGGACTGAGAGGAAACTCCTACAGGTTCTTGTATGGAGACGTGAAGGACAACTTGGAAATGAGTAAGAAAGCCATGTCGACGCCGATGAATCTTTCCGGCGATGTGGCCACGCGTGCCATACCCTTCATTCATCAGACCATCAACAAATATGGTAacacatactccctccatcaGAACatattctttacagtttccttttttgcAAGTCCTACTCATTTTTTTACTAGTATTGTATTTCATATACAGATGGTTTGTATAGTTTAGAGGCTAAAATGATTTGTAGCGGGACATgactatatatttatgttttactTGCAGGCGAGAATAGTTTCATATGGTTTGGACCAACTCCCAGGTTGTTGATAACAGATCCGGTGCTCGTAAAACAGGTCTTAAACCAAACCTTTAGATTTAAGAAGCTTCGGCAGAACCCGATCGTAAGAATGTTTGCTAATGGGCTGGCAAGTATTGATGGCGATCAATGGACTCAGCACAGAAAACTCCTCAGCCCAGCTTTTCTTAGTTCCAAGTTGAAGGTATTCTTCACTATTTTAACTCTTCTGTTAAAACACAACCTTTGAAGCACATTTGTAAGACACAATCAACTCTGTATTAACCGAAAactgtactccctccgtcccacccaaatGTTTACGACTTACATTGGGGTTGGGACGGAGGAGTGAAAGAGTAAGAAAGATAATGGTGGAACTGATTGATATTTAACTTATAAAGTTAGCACAGTGGAGAAAGATATATACTGAGGGAAGTTGGATTTTTATAATGTAAAATTTTACTATACtaggtaagttttgaaatgtaaagaattggatagaCATCTTAAAAAGTAAAGGCTAAAATGGTTAGGACAGAGGGACTAGTTTTTACAAGTGTTTCCGAATTTATAGTTTTTGACTCGTACTTGGATGCTaactcttttgttgtgttgatttCAGCTAATGCTACCGGTGATGTATATTAGTTGCATCGAGTTGGTGAGGGAATGGCAGAAGATGATAGAGATGAAGGGGCGGTGTGAAATAGACGTTGCACCATATTTGAATACACTAACCAGCGATGTGATTTCACGTACAGCATTTGGAAGTAGCTACGAGGAGGGAAGCGTGGTGTTTAAGCTTCAGCGCCAACAaattgagcttgtaaacaagtCTCTGCAATCTGTGTACATTCCTGGATGGAGGTAATATTCATTTGTTACTTAACTCTTTCAATTAGGTCGATTTCAGTACGAAAAGAGAgaggtatatataaataatttctgTTATGATTTGTTTAACATGTCTGTTATAATTCAATTGTCAGGTTTTTACCAACTAAGAACAACAGGAGGATGAAGGAGTTGAGTAACAAAATCCAATCTTCCCTGACAAACATCATCGAAAAAAAGACCAAGACAATGAAGGCAGGACAGAGTCGCGCAGATGACCTGCTGGGGATCTTATTGGAATCCAATGAGCAGTGCAAAAATGGATCAGCTTATGTTCCAATGAGCCTCGATGATGTGATAGGCGAGTGCAAGCTATTCTACTTTGCTGGACAAGAAACCACCTCAAACGTGCTTGTCTGGACCTTGATTTTACTCAGCATTCATCAGAACTGGCAAACGCGTGCCAGAGAAGAGGTTCTGCAAGTAATAGGCAATCAAGGACAACCCGATTCTGATCATCTTAGCCGCCTCAAAGTTGTAAGTGGCATCAATCCTTCACATCCACTCAAATTCTAGACATATATGATCATTTCATAATCCAATCAATTAACTCAATTCTCTGCAGATTTCAATGATTATAAACGAGGTACTAAGGCTATATCCTCCAGCACACACTCTGACTAGGAAGGTCCACGAAACTACAACTTTAGGCGATATAACATTATCATCAGGGGTCGAAGTTTCTCTGCCTGTCTTGCTAATACACCACGATACAAAAGCTTGGGGCGCAGATGCAAAAGAATTCAACCCCGAAAGATTTGCCAATGGGGTGTTCAAGGCAACAAACAATAACCAGGCAGCCTACTGCCCTTTCGGGATGGGGCCAAGAACTTGCATTGGACAAAACTTTGCTACACTGGAAGCTAAACTAGCCCTTGCTACCATTTTACAACACTTCTCCTTCGAGCTTTCGCCAACCTATACACATGCCCCCGCTACACTCATAACTCTTCAACCACAGCACGGAGCTAAGTTAATAGTGACCAGGGTTTAGTTACTAAGTTGTCGTATGAACAAGAGTTCAGCAGATCATGAACTGATCATTAACTTTGCAGACTTCAATTTTTATCACTTTGATCTTTGTATGTACAGCTAATGAAATGCCTCAGAGGCATTCAtgtaatatactaatattatCAAGTATCAACCTACCCATTTCAAGTGCGGTCTTTTAACATTACTTGCGAAAGTTCCTCCTAAGAATTGACAATTCGAGTAGTCTATACATTTCATACCTGTAGgcatgataaattatttttgacagATCATCAAAAAGAGGAAAATACCTATTGGCACAAAAAAAATTCCTCAAAACCCAAAAAGATATGGGAATAGTTATgggaataatttttatttttttttactaaatgtTATGGGAATAATTTATCAACATTCATGTATTACATTTTTAACATCCACCCAACTCTTAAAAAGCAGGAAGATATTCTGGCTAATTTTAAACATCAATGTCTGAAAAAATATAGATAGATCTAATATTAATGTTGGATTCAAATGTCATTGTTTAGATAGAAAATACCactaatatcattttttttaaaaatagctCAAAATGTCATTTTAAAACACCACTTCATGTCGTGTTTACAATATTGAACAAAAAcgtaatttgaaattatgattgaTAACGAAAACGCAATTTCAAATCATGTTTTCGATCGAAAAAACAATTTCAAGTCATGTTTCTCTTGAAAAATCAAAACGTAAAGTCAAATCATGTTTCGATATGACAATAACATTGAGACCGATTTGTCTTGATTTTTGGGACTTTTTCTCGACCTAATTTGAACATCacataacattattttattacaaCGGGTTGTTTATCCTGTGCCCGGCACAGGTTAAGCTGTAATAAATGTCTCCAGCTACTCCCTTTCTCCTGCTTTTCCAATACACTACTCTCTCTTTCCAATATTTcattaattaagtttttcttGATTGTTGTGTTTTTTTCTTCAACCACATACTTTACTATTTTTccatattatattcaaaaaaatattatttataaattatatacaagttaaaattttattaaatactaactatatatttacttttgatttatctttcaaaattatatatttataataaaatgtaatttattataaaaaatgtcaaatataaaacaaattttttatcaaattttatgtgACAACTTTTAGTTAATTTCATCCCACAAATAATAACGAGCCCCCGTGCATACacactaattttttaatttaaatcatccaatttgatatttaataaaaaattagttagaaggtgattttaattagaaaattagtgtatatgcaggggggctcgttattatttgtgggacgagattaattaaaagttgctacgtaaaatttgataaaaaatttgttttatgtttgacattttttataataaattacattttattatgaatataaaattttgaaagataaatcaaaagtaaatatatagttagtatttaataaaattttaacttgtatataatttataaataatattattttaatataatatgtaaaaatagtAAATTATGTGGTTGAAGAAGAAAACACAACAAtcaagaaaatattaattaataaaatattggaAAGAGAGAGAGTAGTGCATTGGAAAAGCGGGAGAAAGAGAGAGTAGCTGGagacatttatttttatttttttattatttttttttttttttgaaaatgagaataaatctcaacgagaatcggcaaatcaccgtgataattctttcattcaagaaagcttattatctaaccgtcggacatgcaagatgaccggggaaatttagacaataaaactttaatgtccgaaaagaaaaccggccttcttccaagaatcctgaaaataaaacaatagaaacaaaaagaatataagtcgatatatttaacatattacatcaaaatattcccacaatcatgataactcatgattgagacaattaagctcttaattaaggcataataataaaatattaatatccttaattaagacacaattaacgccctcaaataaggcccaattaacgccctcaataaagaggcataaTTTACCCCCTCAATAATTGAGGCACAATTTatgccctcaataaagaggcataaTTAACGAGACACAATTACCGCCCTCAGttaaggcacaattagcgcgctttcctttctgaaaccggatccCGTCCGGAAACCGCCGTCACCGCCACCATCGgccaccaccgctatgctatcgaTCAAGTTGCCTCGTCGTATGCTGGAGACATTTATTAATAGACAATCCGTTATTACAAACTCCTGGACTCCTGGTTTATAAATTTGCTAAATGCAGTTTACTTGGTCCCAACTATGATAGATTCGTGGGTGGTCCAAACCAAGGAGTTCTAGGTACAATCTTAACAACCCCTCACTGTCTTTTTCCTTATTGCCTATCATTATCTTTTGAGGTTTTTTGCGCAAATCTTGAATACCCAATTGCTACAAATTATGTATAGTAACTTTCTTGACAAATTATGAAAATGGTTTGGTGAGAATGTGAAAAATTGTTTGTGTTAATGATATGAAGTCAATCTCTTTTTCTATAGCAACATATCGATATATGAGCACTAAAACTGTAAACCTAAAAGTTAAATTGCCTGGTAGGAAGAGGTTTAAATGGACTGATGAGCAGAAACAAGTTCTTGATAGTGTATCTAAAGGGCAGTCTGTATTCATATCTGGGTCAGCTGGTACTGGTAAAACAGTTTTATTAGAGCAAATTATTAAGcaattaaagaaaattcatgGCCGGTCTCGGGTTGCTGTGACAGGGTCCACTGGAGTGGCAGCGTGTGCCATTCGAGGGCAGACCCTTCATTCTTTTGCTGGGGTTGGGTTGGGAGAGGGTGATAGTCGGATTTTGATTGATACTGTTGTTGGTGATAGATGTGCGTACAGGAGGTGGAACAAAGTTAGGGCTTTGGTTATAGATGAAATTAGTATGATTGATGCTAACTTTTTTGACAAGCTTGAATTTGTCGCTAAGAGTGTTAGAGATGAATCTAAAATGTGGGGTGGGATACAAGTAGTTGTGAGTGGGGATTTCTGTCAGTTACCTCCAGTTAATAGTAAGTGTTTGGACATGGGAGAATACGCGTTCGAAGCTGAATGCTGGGATCAGAGCTTTGATGTGCAATTTGAGCTTACCACTGTATTTAGACAGGCTGATGCTCAACTTATAAAGTTACTGCAGAGTATACGAAAAGGAGAGATTGATCAGGATGACTTGCAACTCTTAGAGAAAGTTTCTGTAAGAACAGAGCCAGATCCTTCTATTCCCCGTTTCTTTCCTAGGAATGATGATGTATGCAAGGTGAACAGGAACCGTTTAGAAAGCTTAGGCAAGGAAATTTACGTCTTCCTTGCCCTTGATGAGGGTGCTGACAAATGGAAGAGACAGCTTAAAAATGTAATTGCACTGGATGAGCTTGAAATCTGTATAGGTGCGAGGGTGATGTTAAATAAGAATCTGGATCCTCGAAGGAAATTTGTTAACGGTGCCACTGGTACTGTTGTAGGTTTTAAACACAATGTTCCATCATTTCAAGATATTTGCAAATGTCATATTCTACCTATAGTTGAATTTGATTCAGTACCTGGTCATTGGATCGTTGAGCCGGAAGAATGGGTTGTAATGAATGGAGAAGTGGCGGTTGCTAAAAGAAAGCAAATACCCCTTATGCTTGCATGGGCTTTAAGCATTCACAAGTGTCAGGGCATGACTCTCGACCGCATTCATACTGATCTTTCTCGTGCTTTTGGTTACGGGATGGTTTATGTTGCACTTTCACGTGTCCGAAGTTTAGATGGCCTTCATATATCTGGTTTCTGTCCTTCAAAGATCAAGGCTCACCCAAAAGTTCTGCAGTTCTATAAAAGGTTTAAAAAAGATGAAGATGGAAATTTGAGACTCGAGCGAGATGTTGCAAGCAAAGCCTGCAGTAAAGAAGTAATATTATTGGATTATAAGAGTATCTAAAAAGACAAGTGAAAATCAAACATTTGTTTGTAAAGTATCTCTGTTCTTAATTTAGAGACCAACTTGAAATATCTTGAAGCTTCCTAAATTTACAATTTGGGTTATTGTGTTtgttaattttcttattttttaattccaTCTTCCCAATGTATTGCTAGTTCATGTTTGATTAATATGAATTGTTATCAAGTATGCTGAAACTGGGGCTGCTATCTGCTATTGTGTGCCCAACCTAGCCTGTGATTTCGTATTGAAACTTTAAACAGTTTCGATCTCCCTGAAACTTTTCTAGTTGACTAGTTCTTCCTGTCATACAACTTTCattctaaataattttatttgtgattcCATCCTTATATAGTGTAAATGTGGCCTAAACTGCACTGCAGACCCTTGGTCTCAAAGGTCCTTTACACTCCTCTCCCCTGTACTGCTTTCTGCTGGAATCATTTTTGTCCCCGGAAGTTTTACGTGATTGCTTCGCCTTGTCAAATACTGTCAATACAAGGGCATCTGGGGGCTTTTACGACCAGCTATTCCGCATGTTTTGTTCAGTGTCTCTGCCTTGTTTCATCTGCAAAACCTATACATGCTTTTCCTTTTCCCCTTCATTTATGGAAACCAACTTGTGGgtagttatataattttaatagaaGTAAATGTTTAGTTGTAAACCTCATAAAACGTTATGTATAACTTGTTTGATTACTGACGTAAGATGCAATAGAGTAAACTTTGTCGCGACATACAGAAGAGCTTCTGAACATAAACTTCATTACAACATACAAGAGAGCTTCTAAACATATATGGATTAGCGGTGTTAGTATCTCCTTAAAAGGGCTTCGTGTCTTGGAAGTTATAGCAGCACCTTTACCAGAAAAGCTACCAGGCTTCCTTACGCGGAAGAGACTATGGCAttcaaacaaaagaaatatcTGTTATTCTTTTGCGCCAGATTCCTTCTCATAGCTGTCAGACTTTTGGCCTCTTGACTAGTAAAGATGACAAGGAGAGTGCAGGCAAACTATGTTGCAAATAGAAAGTATATATAGCACTCGTACCGTATCCTTTACAAATTTGACATGGTTTTCACTTTTCATCAATCTGGGGAAGCAAATTGGTCCTCGGCTCAAAGGGTTACACTGGTACAGAATATAGAACTGATATGATTCACTACTCAATATGGAGAAGCACGACTGAGGATCTCCAGAGACCATATTCTATGAGAGAAGTAGTGTTTTTCACAAGAAGCTGCAGTCACTGAGTCTTTAAAAATTTCACCTCATGAGGAAATACACTTTTGACTTCAAGAAGCTGCACATGATAGAATTGAGATAATGTCATTTCCAATCAGTGAACATATAAAATTCTAAACGACATAAACAATAAATAGTCGTCTCAAATTGTGTGGCTGCTAGTCA
Coding sequences:
- the LOC108220470 gene encoding cytochrome P450 72A397 — translated: MLQYLDTFTINICFNLHCNNNKKHNLLSLFFAGKIISIFFVVMEKAVQLVVRITVVFVVALFVKCAWRVWDSVWVRPRQVEKCLRKQGLRGNSYRFLYGDVKDNLEMSKKAMSTPMNLSGDVATRAIPFIHQTINKYGENSFIWFGPTPRLLITDPVLVKQVLNQTFRFKKLRQNPIVRMFANGLASIDGDQWTQHRKLLSPAFLSSKLKLMLPVMYISCIELVREWQKMIEMKGRCEIDVAPYLNTLTSDVISRTAFGSSYEEGSVVFKLQRQQIELVNKSLQSVYIPGWRFLPTKNNRRMKELSNKIQSSLTNIIEKKTKTMKAGQSRADDLLGILLESNEQCKNGSAYVPMSLDDVIGECKLFYFAGQETTSNVLVWTLILLSIHQNWQTRAREEVLQVIGNQGQPDSDHLSRLKVISMIINEVLRLYPPAHTLTRKVHETTTLGDITLSSGVEVSLPVLLIHHDTKAWGADAKEFNPERFANGVFKATNNNQAAYCPFGMGPRTCIGQNFATLEAKLALATILQHFSFELSPTYTHAPATLITLQPQHGAKLIVTRV
- the LOC135146741 gene encoding ATP-dependent DNA helicase PIF1-like; protein product: MSTKTVNLKVKLPGRKRFKWTDEQKQVLDSVSKGQSVFISGSAGTGKTVLLEQIIKQLKKIHGRSRVAVTGSTGVAACAIRGQTLHSFAGVGLGEGDSRILIDTVVGDRCAYRRWNKVRALVIDEISMIDANFFDKLEFVAKSVRDESKMWGGIQVVVSGDFCQLPPVNSKCLDMGEYAFEAECWDQSFDVQFELTTVFRQADAQLIKLLQSIRKGEIDQDDLQLLEKVSVRTEPDPSIPRFFPRNDDVCKVNRNRLESLGKEIYVFLALDEGADKWKRQLKNVIALDELEICIGARVMLNKNLDPRRKFVNGATGTVVGFKHNVPSFQDICKCHILPIVEFDSVPGHWIVEPEEWVVMNGEVAVAKRKQIPLMLAWALSIHKCQGMTLDRIHTDLSRAFGYGMVYVALSRVRSLDGLHISGFCPSKIKAHPKVLQFYKRFKKDEDGNLRLERDVASKACSKEVILLDYKSI